CCACTTGTCGCCGGAGGGTAATCCCCGGGTCGGGATGTTCTTCACGGCGTCGGAGTGGGACGGCGAGGTGGTGAACGCCGAGCCGCACAAATGCGGCGGGCTCGCCTGGGTTCCCGCCGAGGAGCTGCCGGACAATACGGTGCCGTACACCGTGGCGGGCGTCGAGGCGTATCTCAACGGTGTCGGAATCGGCGTGCACGGGTGGCCGGAGCTTGCCACCGCCAGATAAATGGTTATGACGACTTGAAACGGGATCTGGCCCACATTTCGTGATGGATACTGATCCGTAGCCTGGCCCCGATGGACGAGGATGCTCCGGGTGCGAAGATCATTATTTGGGCGTCCTCCTCCCTCACCTCGCCGGAGTGGAGCTCGAACGCCTCGTTGAGTCCACCGCCCTCGTACAGATCCTGGCTCGGACCAGGGCCGGGGCGATGCCGTGCCCGGACTGCGGGTTCCTGTCAGAGAAGGTGCACAGCCGATACCAGCGTCATCTGGCTGACATGGCCATGGGCGATCGCCGGATGGAGATCGTGCTGTCGGTGCGGCGTCTGATCTGCGGCAACACGGCCTGCCAACGGCGGACATTCGCCGAGCAGGTCGCGGGCCTCACCATCCGATACGGGCGGCGGACGCCGCTGCTGAGGTCGATGCTGGAGAAGATCGCGGTCGCGCTGGCCGGACGGGCTGGTGCCCGCCTCGCATGCGGGCTGCGGGCGATCGTGAGCCGGTCGACGATGTTGCGGCTGGTCATGGCATTGCCCGACCCGGTCGTGACGACGCCACGGGTGCTCGGGGTCGACGACTTCGCGTTGCGGCGCGGCCACATCTACGGAACCGTGTTGATCGACTGCGAGACCGGGGCACCGCTGGACCTGCTGCCGGGCAGGGACGCCCAGCCTCTCGCGGACTGGCTGGCCGAACATCCCGGTGTCGAGATCATCTGCCGGGACCGATCCGGCTCCTATGCCGACGGCGCCCGCACCGGGGCGCCGGACGCGGCGCAGGTCGCGGACAGGTTCCACCTTTGGCAGAACCTCGGCAAAGCCGTCGAACGTTGCGTGGCCCGGCACCGAGACTGCCTGCGCACCCCCGAACCCGAGCCCCCAGAGCAGATCCCGATCTCCCCTCCTTCGGATCCGCCGGAGGCGGAGCTCACCGGGAGGTTCGCCGAACGGGCCCGCCGCCATCACGCCCTGGTCCACGACCTGATCGAACAAGGCCACGGCATGCGTGGCATCGCTCGCCGGCTCGGGTGGAGCCGTCACACTGTCCAGCGATATGCCCGCGCCGTGACCTGGCAGGAGTTGGTCGACGGAAAATGGAAGGGCGTTCGTCCCAGCAAGCTCGACCCGTTCAAACCCCACCTCCACCAGCGCTGGGACGCCGGCTGCACCAACGCCAAACAGCTCCACCGCGAGATCACCGCGCTCGGCTTCCACGGCAGCTACTCCACCGTGCGTGACTACCTCGACGAGCATCATGCCCGTGTCGAATCTGCCCTGATCGCCGCGCCTTCACCCACCGTCCGGCAGGTCACCGGCTGGCTGACCCGACACCCCGAGAGCCTGACCGAGGACGACAAAACAGGGCTCAAGCCGATCCTGGAACACTGTCCCGAACTGCGGGCCGCCGCCGGCCACATCCGGCTCTTCGGCGAGATGCTCACCGAACTGCGCGGCCACAATCTCCAGACCTGGATCGCCGCCGTCCGCGCCGATGACCTGCCCGGTCTCACGTCCTTCGCAGGCGGCCTCGAGGCCGACCTGGACGCCGTCACCAACGGCCTGACCACGCGCTGGAACTCCGGGCCCGTCGAGGGCCGCGTCAACCACATCAAAATGATCAAACGGCAGATGTTCGGCCGTGCCGGTCTACCGCTCCTCCGTAAGCGGGTCTTGCTTACCGCCGCCAGGTAGTGAGCAGCGGACCGATCCGCGGCGGGATGATTGTGGACGTGATCCTCATCGATGCCGTCCTGGAGGCCTCCGGAACGGCGGACTTCACCGGCTGGCCTGTCGCCGAACCGGCCAGTGACCGAATCCTTGCCCTTTCTGGCCAGATGACCCCGGCCGAGGTCGGCGCCGCGATGGCGGTCATCTTCCGCTACGGCGACATCCCGACGGAACCGATCAGCGATCTCCACCATCTGCTGGACCGACACTTGGTCGAAGCCGAAGCGCTAGTTGCCCCGGGCGGGTTGCGTGTCAGGGACACGACCACCAATGCCGAGATCTTGCCAGGCTGCTGTTGCGGCCTGGAAAACTGGCGGGAGTGGCGCAATGTCCTTTACAAGAAGGACATCTGGCTCGGGCACGATCCCGGCACTGATCTCGAATACATTGTCGGAGCCGTTCGGCTCCGACAGGAGTCGTATGCCCACTCGCTGACCTCTCCCACGCAGGTGGAGATCCAGCTCGACGACTTGCCCGCCCTCCTAGCCACGGCGCACCTGCGACTGCAGGGCTTCCTGAGCCTCGTCCACAAATGGGCCAGTGAGGCCACCCCGCGGGCCGCCGACCGCCTCGTCACCGTTCTGGACGAGAACTTCGAAATCAACGGCCCTCTCGCACTCGGCTGAGAACACGACGCGTATGCCCGCTAGCAGCCGTGCCCGTC
This DNA window, taken from Streptosporangium album, encodes the following:
- a CDS encoding NUDIX hydrolase — translated: MAERYQVTVDVHVILQRGDQLLLCLREGTGYRDGWYCLPSGHLEAGETVVECAIREAREEVGVAIDPAVLQPATVIHHLSPEGNPRVGMFFTASEWDGEVVNAEPHKCGGLAWVPAEELPDNTVPYTVAGVEAYLNGVGIGVHGWPELATAR
- a CDS encoding ISL3 family transposase, coding for MELERLVESTALVQILARTRAGAMPCPDCGFLSEKVHSRYQRHLADMAMGDRRMEIVLSVRRLICGNTACQRRTFAEQVAGLTIRYGRRTPLLRSMLEKIAVALAGRAGARLACGLRAIVSRSTMLRLVMALPDPVVTTPRVLGVDDFALRRGHIYGTVLIDCETGAPLDLLPGRDAQPLADWLAEHPGVEIICRDRSGSYADGARTGAPDAAQVADRFHLWQNLGKAVERCVARHRDCLRTPEPEPPEQIPISPPSDPPEAELTGRFAERARRHHALVHDLIEQGHGMRGIARRLGWSRHTVQRYARAVTWQELVDGKWKGVRPSKLDPFKPHLHQRWDAGCTNAKQLHREITALGFHGSYSTVRDYLDEHHARVESALIAAPSPTVRQVTGWLTRHPESLTEDDKTGLKPILEHCPELRAAAGHIRLFGEMLTELRGHNLQTWIAAVRADDLPGLTSFAGGLEADLDAVTNGLTTRWNSGPVEGRVNHIKMIKRQMFGRAGLPLLRKRVLLTAAR